The following nucleotide sequence is from Quadrisphaera setariae.
CACGGTGAAGCACGCGGTGCGCTCGATGCTGGCCGGCTCCCCCGCGGGCGGGTCGATCATCCTCACCGGCAGTCCCACCGGGCTGAACGGCGAGGGCGCCGACTTCACCGCCTACAGCGCCTCCAAGGCCGGCATCCACGGCCTGACCCGCACGGTGGCCGCCGCCTACGCGGGCACGGGGATCCGCGTGAACACCGTGGTGCCCGCCTACACCGAGACCTCGCTGGTCACCACCATCAGCGACGACCCGGAGGCTCGCCGCGCGATCGTCGGGCGCATCCCGCTCGGACGCGCGGGAGCCCCCCGCGACGTCGAGGGGATCATGGTCTTCCTCGCCAGCGACGACGCCGAGTTCGCCACCGGCGCGCTGTTCGCCGTCGACGGCGGCATGACCACCCTCTGACCGGCCGGCAGATCGAACGGGAGCAGGGAGTGAGCACGAGGACGGACGCGGCAGCGGCGTGGCTGGAGCCCGGCACCGACCACCGGCGGGGCGACTGGTCCTGGCAGCTCCGGGGCGACGAGGTCGCCGACATCGGCTACCGGGGCCGGCACCTCCTGCGCAGCGTGCGGGCCGTCAGCCGCGACGCCGACTGGGGCACGCGCGCGCTGCGCGCCAGTGCGGTGCGCGAGACCACCACCGGCGTGCAGGTGGACGTCACCGTCGACGACGAGGACGGGTCGGCCCTGCTGGTCGGCACCGTCACCGTGGAGGCCGTCCACGCCCGGCTGACGGTCACCGCGCGCCTGGAGGCGCAGGCCGAGGTGCGGACCAACCGCACCGGCCTGGTGGTGCTCCACCCGACCCACCTCGCAGGCACCGCGCTGGCGGTGACCCACCCCGGCGGGGACGTGGAGGCCACGCAGTTCCCGCGGTCCGTCAGCCCCCACCAGCCGGCGGTCGAGATCGCTGGGCTCTCCTGGACCGACGGCGGCCTCGACGTCGCCGTCGGCCTCGAGGGCGACGTCTTCGAGATGGAGGACCAGCGCAACTGGACCGACGCCTCGTTCAAGACGTACAGCCGGCCGCTGGCCCTGCCGTTCCCCTACCGGGTGGCTGCCGGGGAGGTCGTGCACCAGCAGGTGCAGCTCTCAGTGAGGACGACCGGCACCACCACGACGGGGGCCACGACGGGGGCGACGGGCAGCGGAGCCGGACGCCACCGCAGCGGCCACCAGAGCGAAACCGTCCGCCTGACCGCCGCGGAGACCTTCCCCGAGATCGCCGTGGGAGCCGCCACCGCGCCGGACCCGGCCCCCGCCCCGGCCGCCGTCGGGTCGGCGGTGCTGGTGGAGCTGGAGCTGGGAGACCCCCGGTGGCGGGCCGCCCTGGCCCGCGCCCGGGATGCCGGGCTGCCGCTGGACGTCCGCGTGGTGCTCGACGCTCGTGACGCCCGGCACCTGGCCGCCCTCGACGCCCTCGTCGTCGCGCTGGTCGGCACCGACGTGGTGCGGATCGCCGCCTTCGACGTCGGCCGCCACGTGACCGACGTGGTGACCGGCGCCGTCCTGCGGGCGTCGCTGGAGGCCGCGGGCCTGGAAGCACCCGTGGTGGGAGGGGCCCGCTCGCACTTCACCCAGCTCAACCGGGAGCAGGAGGACCTGGCCTCTGGGCTGCTCGGCACCACCTTCAGCACCACCCCGCTGTTCCACGCCGTCGGCACCGAGCAGCTGGTCGAGTCCGTCGCGGTGCAGCGAACCGTGGCCGAGCAGGCGGTGGCCATCGCCGGTGGCGGTCCGGTGCACGTCGGTCCGGTGACGCTGCGCCCGCGGTTCAACGACGTGGCGACGACGCCGCCCAGCCCGCCCGATGCGCCCACCGACGACGGAACGGCCGCCCCACCGGAGGGCCTGCCCGAGGGGTACGGCGCCCAGCAGCAGGGGCACGACGACCCGCGCCAGAGCGCGCCGCAGCTGGCCGCCTGGACCATCGCCTCCGCAGCTGCGCTCGCCGTGCCCGGCGTGGCGAGCCTGACCTACTTCGAGGAGTGGGGCCCCCGCGGCATCCGCACCGCGGACGGCGACGACCTCCCGGTGGCCGCGGCCCTGCGCGCCCTGGCCGACCTCGCCGGTGGTGAGCGGCTGGTCGGTCCGAGCCCTGACGGGCTCGTCTGGGCCGTCGGCGCCACCAGAGGACGGACCACCACCGTGCTGGCCGCCAACCTCGACACCAGACCCCGGCGCCTGGTGGTGGAGACACCGTGGGGCTCGCTCATCACCGGCCTGGGCGCTGGCGCCTGGTCGGCGAGCACCCTCGGATGACCTGCTCCTCACGCCACCCCCGCCCCGTTCAGCAGCGCGACACCGCTGCGACCCCCTCCAGGCGCCTGCGGGCGCACGCCACCCTCGGGAGACGCCCATGGCCCGCCTGACCAACGACCCCGCCCTCTTCGCCGACGAGGTGGCCGAGGGCTTCGTGGCCGCCCACGGCGACAGGGTCCGCCGCGTGCCCGGCGGCGTGGTGCGCAGGCGGCCGCTCGCCAGCGGCAAGGTGGCGGTGGTGGTCGGCGGCGGCTCGGGGCACTACCCCGCCTTCGCCGGCCTCGTCGGCACCGGCCTGGCGGCCGGCGCGGTGATGGGCAACGTCTTCGCCTCCCCCTCGGCCCAGCAGGTGCGCTCGGTGGCGCGCGCCGCCGACCGCGGCGCCGGGGTGCTGCTGGGCTACGGCAACTACGCCGGTGACGTCCTGCACTTCACCGAGGGCGCCGAGCTCCTCGCCGCCGACGGCGTCCAGGTGGTGTCGCTGGCCGTCACCGACGACATCTCCAGCGCCCCGGCCGAGCGGGCGTCCGAGCGCCGGGGCGTGGCCGGCGACGTGGCCGTCTTCAAGATCGCCGGAGCGGCCGCCGAGGCCGGACTGGACCTCGCGACCGTGCTCCGCCTCGCGACCCGCGCCAACGAGCGCACCCGCACCTTCGGAGTCGCCCTGTCGGGGTGCACCCTGCCGGGATCCAGCCGGCCCCTCTTCGTGGTCCCCGCGGGCCGCATGGGGTTGGGCATGGGCATCCACGGGGAGCCCGGGACCGGTGAGAGCGACGTGCCCACGGCCGACGGCCTGGCGGACCTCCTCGTCGAGTCGGTGGTGTCCGAGCTCCCTCCCGGCGTCGCCGCAGCGGACGGCCAGCGCGCCGCCGTCCTGCTGAACGGTCTGGGCGGCATCGGCCACGAGGAGCTGTTCCTGCTCTACCGCCGGGTGGCGCAGCGGCTGGAGGGGCTGGGCGTCACGGTGGTCGACCCTGAGGTCGGCGCCCTGGTGACGAGCTTCGACATGCAGGGCGTCTCCCTGACCCTGACCTGGCTGGACGAGGAGCTGGAGGCGTGCTGGCGCGCACCGGCGGACTCCCCCGCCTTCCGCCGCGGCGCCCCGGCACCCGACCAGGCCTCCGGCGACGCGGAGCTCCTGCAGGACGTCGACGACGACGAGGGGGACGGCGCGCTGGGCGGCGTCCGAGAGCTGCCGCGGGCCAGCAGCGACTCCCGGGCCTTCGCCGCGGAGGTCGCGGAGGTGCTGCAGCGGGTCACCCACCTCATCGACGCCCACGCCGAGGAGCTGGGCCGCATCGACGCCGTGGCCGGCGACGGTGACCACGGCATCGGCATGCAGCGGGGCACCCGCGCGGCGGCGCAGGCGGCGGCCGAGGCCGTCGCGCGCGGCGCCGGGGCCGGCTCGGCGCTGGCGCTGGCCGGGGAGGCGTGGGCCGACCGCGCCGGTGGCACCTCCGGGGCGCTGTGGGGGGCGGTGCTGCGCGAGGTCGGCGCCGTCGTCGGAGACGAACGAGTTCCCGGCGTGACCACGGCCGCCGAGGCCGCGGCCGCGGCGGGAGCGGCGGTCCACCGCCGCGGCGGTGCGGTGGTGGGCGACAAGACGATGGTCGATGCGCTGACCCCCTACGTGCGGGTGCTCCAGCACGCGGCTGACCTCGGATCACCGGTGGCGACGGCGCTGCGGGAGGCGGCTCGAGCTGCGCAGGCCGGGGCCGACGGGACTGCGCAGCTGCTGCCGGTGAAGGGACGCGCCAAGACCCACGGGGAGCGGGCTGTCGGTACCCCCGACGCGGGCGCCGTCTCGCTCGCGCTCATCGCGGGCCTCGTGGCCGAAGCGGTGCGGCCGGCACCTCCGGCTGTTCCAGCCCAGCTGTAGCACGCTGGTGGAGGTCAGCTGCGCGTCTCCCGATGGGCGTCGTCCTCGTCCTCCAGGCTGACGACGACCTTCCGCGCCGAGACGCCGGCCCGCTGGCGGTCGATGCCCGCCTGGACCGCGTCGAGCCCGTGCCCGACGAGCAGCGGCTCGGGCACGGGCCGCAGCGTGCCGTCGGCCAGACCCCGGGGCAGCACCTCGCCCCACAGGCGCGGGCCGACCTCGTCGTCGCGCAGGCTGCTGCCCCACACGAACGCGGCGCGGACACCGGCGCGCCGGGCTCTCAGGGCGAGGGCCGCGGTGGTGAGGCCGATGCGGCCGAACACCGGGAGCGCCCCGGGGAGGAGGTGGCGTCGTCCCGCGACCCGGTCCAGGGAGACCGGGGTGCTGGCCATCGCCAGCACCGTGCCGCCCGTCCGCCGCAGCACCTGGAGGCAGGCCGCCGCGGACGTGGGACCGAGGGCGACGGCGCCGACCACGCGGCGGCCGCCGATGCCGGCCACGAGCTCGTCGGCGGCGCTGGGCGCGTGGTGGTCCACCACGACGTCCGCGCCGAGGGACCTGACCAGCTCGGCGTTGTGCGCGGAGGCGGTGCTGACGACGTCGTACCCGGCGGCCCGAGCGAGCTGCACGGCGTTCAGCCCCACGCTGGTCGAGCCGCCCCACACCACGACCACCTCGCCGGTGGCGGACGGACGGTCACCGGCACCGGGCATGGCCAGCCCCAGGTGCTTCGGCTGGAAGAGGGCGCAGGCCGCAGTGGACACCGCCAGCGGGAGCGCGGCGGCCTCCAGGTCGCTGACGCCCGCCGGGACCGGGGCCGTCAGCCGCTCGAGCAGCACCGTCCGCTCTTGGAACGCGCCCTCGCGCAACGCGTCGCGGCCGCGGTCCGTGCCGGTGGCCAGACCCAGCACCCGGTCTCCCACGCGGAAGCGCGTCACGGACTCCCCGACCGCCACCACCTCCCCGGCGACGTCCGAGCCGAGCACCGCGGGCGTCCGCAGCCATCGGTAGGTCAGGGCGCTGGTGCCCTGGACCACCCAGTCCACGGGGTTCACCGCGACGGCTCGCACGCGCACGACCACCTCGTCAACCGCGGGAGCCGGGGTGGGGACGTCGTCGACGACGAGCCTCGCCCGTGGTTCGCGCAGGACGGCGGCGAGGTGGTGCGACTGCGACACGGGAGCAGCTCCTGGAGGGTGATGACACGTGGTGTCCTCACAGTAGGGCTGATGGCACCACGTGTCATCACCTACGGTGGCGCCATGGCCAGATGGGCACCCGGCACCCGGGAGCGGCTCCGCGCGGCGGCGCTCGACCTCTTCGAGGAGCAGGGCTTCGCCGCCACGACCGTCCCGCAGATCGCGGACCGGGCCGGCCTCACGCGGCGGACGTTCTTCCGCCACTTCAGCGACAAGCGCGAGGTCTTCTTCGGCGACGACGAGATCCCGGCCACCGCCTCGCGGATCCTCGCCGACGCGCCCGCGGACACCGCCCCGGTGGCCCTGGTGCTGGCAGGTCTGCGCGGACTCGCCCGCCACCGGTTCGAGCCCCAGCGGGAGGCGGTGCGGAAGGCGCGGCGCATCATCGACGCCGAGCCCGTCCTGCGTGAGCGCGATCTGCGGAAGCAGGCCGAGCTGCGCGAGGCGATCCGCGAGGGCTTCGAGCGCCGTGGCCAGGAGCCGCTCGTCGCCCGGGTCGTGGCCGGGCTGGCCGTCGAGCTGTTCCAGACCGCGCTCGAGCGCTGGGTCGCGGACGAGTCCGGCGCCCTGCTGACCGACCACCTCGACGCGACCTGGGAGACGATGCGCTCCGTGCTCAACGACTGAGGCGTAAGGAGCGTCAGAGGCGCTCGACCACGAGGGCGTTGGCCATCCCCTGGCCCTCGCAGACCGCCTCCAGTCCGTACCGCCCGCCGGTCGCCTCGAGCTGGCCGAGCAGCGTCCCCAGCAGCCGGGTGCCGGTCGAGCCGAGCGCGTGCCCGAGCGCGATCGCCCCGCCGCGGGGGTTCAGCCGCTCCGGGTCGGCGCCCAGCTCGCGCTGCCACACCATGGGCACGGGCGCGAAGGCCTCGTTGACCTCGTAGGCGTCGACGTCGCCGATGGACAGCCCCGCCCGGTCGAGCACCTTGCGGGTGGCGGGGACCACGCCGGTGAGCATCTCGATGGGGTCGGATCCCACCACCGCTCCCGCCACGACCCGCGCCCGCGGGACCAGGCCCAGCTGCTCCGCGCGCTCCTCGGCCATGATGAGCACCGCGCTGGCCCCGTCGGTCAGCGGCGAGGAGTTGCCGGCGGTGATCTTCCAGTCGATCTCCGGGAAGCGCCGCGCGACGTCGTCGTCGACGAAGGCCGGGGACAGGGCCGCGAGCGACGCGGCGGTCGTGGAGGGACGGACCGTCTCGTCCCTGTCGAGCACGCGGCCGTCCGCCAGGGGCACGGGCAGCAGCTCCCGCTCGAAGGCCCCGGCCTCCGTGGCCGCGGCTGCCAGGCGGTGGGACCGCTCGGCGAAGGCGTCGACCTCCTCCCGGCTCAGGCCCCACCGCGCGCAGATGAGCTCCGCGGAGATGCCCTGGTGCACGAGGCCGCCGTCGAACCGCTCCCGGATGCTCGGCCCGAACGGGTCCGCGCCGCGCGCGGCCGACCCGATGGGGTGGGTGCTCATCAGCTCCACCCCGCCGGCGACCACCACGTCGTACGCGCCCGCCACCACGCCCTGCGCGGCGAACGCCACCGCCTGCAGGCTCGACCCGCACTGCCTGTCGATGGTCACCCCGGGCACGGTCACCGGGAACCCCGCCGCGAGCGCGGCGTTGCGGGCGGGGTTGACGGCCTGCTGGTCCACCTGGGCGAGGCACCCGAGGATCACGTCGTCGACGAGGGCGGGGTCGAGGTCGTTGCGATCGACCAGCGCGCGCAGCACGCGGGCCATGAGCTCCACGGGGTGCTGCGACGACAGCGCTCCCCCGGGCTTGCCGCGCCCCGACGGGGTGCGCAGGGCGTCGACGATCACGGCGGTCCTCATGGAGTCCTCCCACGGGGCAGGGTGGTGGTGACGGTGGTCCCCTCGCCGACCCGGCTGCTCACCTCGAGCCGGCCGGCCATGGCCTCGGTGAGGCCGCGCGCCAGCGGCAGGCCCAGCCCGACGCCGCCGTCGGAGCCGCGCCCGAGCCTGTCGAAGGGGGTGAACAGGCGGGCGAGGTGGCGCTCCTCGATGCCGGGGCCGGTGTCGCGGACGCGGAGGCGCACCCGCTGGTCGTCCACGGTCCAGTCCACGTGCACGGCCCCTCCGGCGCGGGTGTAGCGGATGCCGTTGGTGACGAGGTTGAGCAGCACCTGGGTGAGCCGGCGCTCGTCGGCCCGGACCAGCACCTCCCCCGCCGGTGGTGAGGACGACGACGGCGGCGGGGCGTGCAGGGCCACCCCCTCGGCGTCGGCGAGCGGCCCCACCATGGCGAGCACCCCCTCCACCACGGGCTCCAGCGGGAGGTCCACCAGCACCAGCGGCAGCGCGCGGGCCTCGATGCGGGACACGTCGAGCACGTCGTCGGCCATGCTGAGGATGTGACCGGCGGCGGCCGCGATGTGGCCGAGGGCCGCGGCGCGGCGCTCGGCGTCGAGGTCGAGGGTGGTCATGAGCTCGGTGAAGCCGGTGATGGCCTGCAGCGGGGTGCGCAGCTCGTGCGCGAACGCGGACACGAAGTCGCTGGTGGCGCGCCCGGCCGCCTCCGCCTGGCTGCGGGCCAGGGCCGCCAGCAGCCCGGCGTGGTCGATGGCCACCGAGGCCAGGTGGCTGAGCCGCTCCACGAGGTGCTCCTCGCGGGGCGTCGGGCGGTGCGGCTCGCGGTGGTAGACGGCGAAGGTGCCGCTGACGCCGTCGCGACCGCGGATCGGGGTGGACCAGCACGCCCGCAGGCCGGCGTCGGCGGCGAGGTCGCGGTAGCGCTGCCACCGGGCGTCGGTGAGCACGTCGACGGCCACCACCGGCAGCTCGGTGAACGCCGCGGTGCCGCAGGAGCCGGCCAGCTCTCCGATGGGCAGCCCGTCCACCCGGGTCGTGTACGAGGCCGGCAGCGTCGGCGCGGCGCCGTGGCGCAGCACCCCGGCGGCGCGGTCGAGCAGCAGCACCGAGCAGCTGCTCCCCGGCAGGAGGCGCTCCAGCGCGCTGGCGACGCCGGCGAGCACGTCGGCCAGCGGTGCTCCCGTGGCGATCTGCTCCAGCACCCGCGTCTGCTCGGCGAGCAGCGCCACGGCGTCGCTCTGCTCGACGACGTCAGAGGCGTCGTCGGCGACGGCGACGGGGGCGGTCACGGCTCGAGGCGGTAGCCGACGCCGCGCACGGTGACGAGGTAGCGGGCCCCGAGCTTGTGGCGCAGCCGGTGCACGTGCTCGGTCACGGTGGCCTCGCTCTGCCAGGAGCGCATGCTCGACCACACCTGCTCCAGCAGCTGGGCGCGCGTGAACACCTGGCGGGGGTTGGCGGCCAGGAAGGCCAGCAGGTCGAACTCGCGGGCGGTGAGGGGCACCGGCTCGCCGTCCAGCTCCACCTCCCGGGTCCACGGGTCGATGCGCAGCTTGGACGCCGGGTCGGGCGTCGCGGGCGGGCGCGAGGGCCCCCGCGTCCCCGAGCGCCGCAGCACCGACCTGACCCGGGCCGCCAGCTCCCCCGGGGAGAACGGCTTGACGAGGTAGTCGTCGGCGCCGAGGTCCAGCCCCAGGATCCGGTCGCCCTCCCCGCACCTGCCCGAGAGCACCACCACCGGGGTGAGGTCCCCCTCGGCGCGCAGCCGACGCAGCAGGTCCAGCCCCGAGGTGCCCGGCAGCGAGACGTCCAGCACCACGAGCGCCGGCCGGTCGGTCACCACCGAGCGCAGCGCGGCCCCGCCGTCGCCGGCCTCGACCACCCGGTAGCCCTCGGCCTCCAGCTGCCAGGCCACCACGGTGCGCACGCGGCTGTCGTCGTCCACGACGAGCACCACCGGACGGGCGCCCTCCACGGGCACCGGGGCTGCAGTGCCCGCTGCTGACGTCGCCGCCGCCGTAGCAGCTGCGCTCGCGGTCATCCGCCCCCCTGCCCACCGTCGGACCCTGGTGCAGGGACGGTACCCCGCAGCGCGCCGGTGGCGTCAGCGGCCGATCGCCGGACAGCACCGACGTCACGGGTGCAGCGCCCGCACGCGCTCGGGGTCCGGGCCGTGCGGGCCGATGAGCACCACGGCGTCGTCGAACCCGGCGTCGGCGCAGCGGCGCAGCACGTCGCGGGCGGGGGCGAGGTCGTCGTCGTCCTCGACCCTGACCCCCATGACCACCGCGCGGCCGCCGCCCGCGGCGCGGAACCCCACCAGGGCCTCGAGCAGCTGCTCGGGGGTGCGGCGGACGGCCGAGGCCACCCAGCCGTCGTAGTCGCGGGCGGCGCGCTCGACGTTCGCGCCCCACGAGCCCAGCAGCACCTCCGGGCCGCCGTCCCGCGGCGGAGGGAGCAGGGAGCGCAGCCGGGCGACGTGGGCGTGGAGGGTGGTGAAGCGGGAGCGGAAGTCGCGGTCGAGCAGCGTGAAGTCGGCCTGCGTCGAGCCGGGGCTCACCCCGAGGGTGAGCCGGTCGCCGCTGACGGACAGCAGGGAGCGCACCCGGTGGACCAGCTCGGCGGGGTGGTGCAGCGGCACCTGCACGGTCGCGGTGCCCAGCTCCACCCGCTCGGTCACCGCGGCGGCCGCCGCGAGCAGCACGAACGGGTCGGGGACGAGCGCGCCGCGGCCGATGACCTCCGGCGCCCACAGCCCCTCGAACCCGGCCTGCTCCAACCGCGCCGCCCACCGCGCCGCGGGGAAGGGCGGGGCGTCGGACAGGTGAGCGAGGCTCGCCCCCAGCCGCACGCTCGTCGTCCTGTCAGGAGCCCTGGGCGGCGGCCGGCCTCAGCGGGCCCCGCTCGGCGGCGAAGCGCTCGTACCAGCGCAGCACCTCGGGGTCGTCGACGGTGGCGGGGTTGGCCGCCCTCGCCAGCGGCGTGCCGCGCAGCAGCTTCTTCACCGGCACCTCGAGCTTCTTGCCGGTGAGGGTGTGCGGCACCGCGGGGGCCGCCACCAGCTCGTCGGGGCGGTGCCGCGGGGTCAGCCGGGTGCGCAGCGCGTCGAGCACCGTCGCGCGCAGCGCGTCGTCGAGCTCGTGGCCGGGGGCGGGCACCACGAACAGGCCGAGCCAGTAGCCGTCGTCGGGGAGCTCCACGCCCACCACGAGCGTCTCGGCGATCTCGGGCATCGGGTCGAGCACGTCGTAGAAGTCGCTGGAGCCCAGGCGCACGCCCTGCCGGTTGAGGGTGGAGTCGGAGCGGCCGTGCACGGTGACGGACCCGTCGGAGTGGAAGGTGACCCAGTCGCCGTGGCGCCACACCCCCAGCCAGGTGTCGAAGTAGCTCTCGGCGTACCGGACGCCGCCGGGGTCGTTCCACATCCGCACCGGCATCGACGGCATCGGCTGGGTCACCACGAGGTCGCCGACGTCGTCGACCACGGGGTGGCCGTCCTCGTCCCACGCCGCGCAGTCGACGCCCGCCAGGCGGCCGCTGATGCGCCCGGCCCGCACGGGGGCGTACTCGTTGGCGCCGATGAAGGAGCCGGAGATGTCGGTGCCGCCGCTGGTGGAGTCGACCCGCAGGTCCGGGCTGACCTGCTCCAGCAGCCAGCGGTACCCGGCGGGCGGCAGGGCCGAGCCGGAGACGAGCACGTGCCGCAGGCGGCTCAGGTCGTGCAGCTCCCGCGGGGGCCGCGGGGCGCTGGCCGAGGCCGTGACGACGGCGGCGCCCAGCAGCACGAGGTCGGCGCGGGTGCGCGCGGCCACCTCCCACACCGCTCCCGGCGGGAAGGCGTGGCTGCCCTCGTAGAGCACCACCGCCGCGCCCTGCAGCAGCGCGCCCAGCTCGATGTTCCACAGCGCCCAGCCGGTGGAGGTGTAGCTGAACAGCCGCTCGCCCTCCCGCATCCCCGCGTACAGGCCCGACCACTTGGTGCCCTCCAGCAGGATGCCGCCGTGGCTGTGCACCAGCCCCTTGGGCAGGCCCGTGGTGCCCGAGGTGAAGAGCACCCACAGGGGGTGGTCGAAGGGCACCTGGTCGAAGACCAGCGGCTCCTCGCCGCTGACGACGTCGTCCCACGGCGTGCTGCCCGCGGGTCCCGCCTCGGAGGGGAAGGCCACCGGGACGTGGACGACGTGGCGCAGCGTCGGCAGCCCCTCCCGCAGCCGGGCGACCACCTCCCGCCGGTCGACGGTCTTCCCGTTCCAGTGGTGCCCGTCCGCGGCGATGAGCGCCACCGGCTCGAGCTGGGCGAGCCGGCCGGTGGTCCCCTCGGCGCCGAAGTCCGGTGAGCAGCAGGCCCACACGGCGCCGACGGCCGCGGCGGCCAGGCAGGCGATGACGGCGTGCTCGGTGTTGGGCAGGTAGGCCACCACCCGGTCCCCCGGGCGCACCCCGTTGCGGCGCAGCCACGCGGCGGCCTGAGCGACCGCGTGGCGCAGCTGCGCGCGGCTGACCTCGCGGGCCCCACCGCCTCCCTCGCGCACGCAGACGAGGGCGGCGACGTCGTCGCCGCCGAGGCGCAGGGCGTGCTCGGCCCAGCTGGTGCGCGCCCCGGGGAACCAGCGCACGTGCGGCATCGGGTCGTCGGTGCGGACCCGGCCGTCACCGCCGGTGACGCGCAGGCCGAAGAACTCGACGACGGAGCGCCAGAAGCCGTCGAGGTCGGCCACCGACCACTCCCACAGCGCGTCGTGGTCGGGGAAGGGGCGGCCCTGGCGCTGCTCCAGCCAGTCGAGGTACTCGCGCAGCCGCGAGCCGTCGACCCGCTCCCGGGGCGGGCTCCACAGGACGTCAGGACTGTCGCTCGGCTCCGTCGCCACAGCGCCGACGGTAGGGCGCACCGTCGTCGCCACGCACCGTCTGGACGTGCGCGTTGAGGGAGCGTTGATCTGGCGGCGTGACGGCGTTGAGGTGCGACGGCGAGGGTGGGGGCGGCTCATCGGACCGACGACGCGACGAGGAGACCCGCCCGTGAAGCTCGCCCTCTACCTGCCGAACTTCCGCGACCACGTGACGCTGGAGGAGCTCTCAGACCTGACCGCCCTCGCCGAGGACCTCGACTTCGACTCGGTGTGGACGCTCGACCGCGTCGTCGTCCCCAAGACCTCCGACACCGCCGAGATGCAGTTCCCGTTCGGGATGATGACCGACTTCCCCCCCGGCATGCCGGTGGTCTCGAACGGCAGGTGGTTCCAGGGCATGACGCTCATCCCCTGGCTCGCCGCGAAGACCACGAAGGTCCGCATCGGCATGAGCATCATCGACACGCCCTACCGCGCGCCCGGCGTGCTCGCCGCGGAGCTGGCCACCCAGGACCACCTCTCCGGGGGCCGCCTCAACGTGGGCGTCGGCTCGGGGTGGATGCCCGAGGAGTTCGCCGCCGCCAGCGCGACCCACCTCTTCCCCCGCCGGCACGCGCACGTGCGGGAGACGATCGAGGTCCTCCAGGGGATCTGGGACGAGAAGAACGAGCACTTCGAGTACCACGGCGAGTTCGCCGACTTCGAGCCCTGCGGCTTCGGCCACAAGCCGCTGCAGCAGCCCGGCCCACCGATCTACTTCTCCGGCCTCAAGGACGCCGCCCGCTCGGCCAAGCGCATCGCCAAGTACGGGCTGTCGGGCTGGATCGGCATCCAGGACTCCCCCGAGGACATCGCCCGCTGGCGCGCCGCCATGGAGCACGAGCTGGCCGAGCTGGGCCGCGGGTTCCCCGAGGGCTTCGACATGTGCTCGATGATCTGGTTCGTCATCACCGACGCCGACGTCGACCAGACCCCCGCCGGCAAGGCCAGCAACCTGCTCGTCGGCAGCGCGCAGCAGATCGAGGACAGGCTCAAGCGGTACCAGGAGGCGGGGATGACGATGCCGCTGCTGTGGCCGCCGTTCCGCGACGTGCCGACGGCCAAGACCCTGGACGACCTCAAGCGGCTGACCGAGGAGATCATGCCGCTCGTCAACGCCGTCTGAGCGGCGGCTGGGAGTGCGGCTCGGGGTGCGGCGCAGGTCGCGGTCACGGCGGTGAGGATCGAGGAGGGCGAGGCGCTGCGCCGCCTGTCGGCGCAGGTGCACGGCGTGCTGGTGACTCTCCACCCCGAGCGCGGGCCCGACCCACAGCCCGTGGTGTTCGCGGTCAGCGGTGCTGAGGACGACGACAGCGGCTCCCGCCCCGGCAGTGGCGGTGCGCGCCACGTGGGGGTGCCGATCGACTCGGTCAAGCCCAAGCGGTCGACCCGGCTGCGCCGGGAGGACAACCTCGAGGCCGACCCGCGCGGCTCGCTGCTGGTCGAGCACTGGGAGGTGGAGGACTGGTCGCGGCTGTGGTGGGTGCGCGCCCAGCTCCACCACGTGCCCGACCCGCCGGCGGCGCTGGTCGACGAGCTGGCCGACCGGTTGGCGCTGGCCGTGCCGCAGTACGCCGACAAGCCCTTCCACCGCGTGCTCGTGTGCCGCATCGCCGCCGTGACCGGGTGGGCGGCGA
It contains:
- a CDS encoding SDR family NAD(P)-dependent oxidoreductase, encoding MSTTPIPSGRLAGKTALVTGAATGIGRAVAGRFSVEGARVVIADRDAAAAERAAAEIGTSARTAVMDISDEASVQTAFAELAEAGWAPDVVVANAGVQLFGKDAKAGDLDLEVWRRTIDVNLTGTFLTVKHAVRSMLAGSPAGGSIILTGSPTGLNGEGADFTAYSASKAGIHGLTRTVAAAYAGTGIRVNTVVPAYTETSLVTTISDDPEARRAIVGRIPLGRAGAPRDVEGIMVFLASDDAEFATGALFAVDGGMTTL
- a CDS encoding dihydroxyacetone kinase family protein, translated to MARLTNDPALFADEVAEGFVAAHGDRVRRVPGGVVRRRPLASGKVAVVVGGGSGHYPAFAGLVGTGLAAGAVMGNVFASPSAQQVRSVARAADRGAGVLLGYGNYAGDVLHFTEGAELLAADGVQVVSLAVTDDISSAPAERASERRGVAGDVAVFKIAGAAAEAGLDLATVLRLATRANERTRTFGVALSGCTLPGSSRPLFVVPAGRMGLGMGIHGEPGTGESDVPTADGLADLLVESVVSELPPGVAAADGQRAAVLLNGLGGIGHEELFLLYRRVAQRLEGLGVTVVDPEVGALVTSFDMQGVSLTLTWLDEELEACWRAPADSPAFRRGAPAPDQASGDAELLQDVDDDEGDGALGGVRELPRASSDSRAFAAEVAEVLQRVTHLIDAHAEELGRIDAVAGDGDHGIGMQRGTRAAAQAAAEAVARGAGAGSALALAGEAWADRAGGTSGALWGAVLREVGAVVGDERVPGVTTAAEAAAAAGAAVHRRGGAVVGDKTMVDALTPYVRVLQHAADLGSPVATALREAARAAQAGADGTAQLLPVKGRAKTHGERAVGTPDAGAVSLALIAGLVAEAVRPAPPAVPAQL
- a CDS encoding zinc-binding alcohol dehydrogenase family protein, translating into MSQSHHLAAVLREPRARLVVDDVPTPAPAVDEVVVRVRAVAVNPVDWVVQGTSALTYRWLRTPAVLGSDVAGEVVAVGESVTRFRVGDRVLGLATGTDRGRDALREGAFQERTVLLERLTAPVPAGVSDLEAAALPLAVSTAACALFQPKHLGLAMPGAGDRPSATGEVVVVWGGSTSVGLNAVQLARAAGYDVVSTASAHNAELVRSLGADVVVDHHAPSAADELVAGIGGRRVVGAVALGPTSAAACLQVLRRTGGTVLAMASTPVSLDRVAGRRHLLPGALPVFGRIGLTTAALALRARRAGVRAAFVWGSSLRDDEVGPRLWGEVLPRGLADGTLRPVPEPLLVGHGLDAVQAGIDRQRAGVSARKVVVSLEDEDDAHRETRS
- a CDS encoding TetR family transcriptional regulator; protein product: MARWAPGTRERLRAAALDLFEEQGFAATTVPQIADRAGLTRRTFFRHFSDKREVFFGDDEIPATASRILADAPADTAPVALVLAGLRGLARHRFEPQREAVRKARRIIDAEPVLRERDLRKQAELREAIREGFERRGQEPLVARVVAGLAVELFQTALERWVADESGALLTDHLDATWETMRSVLND
- a CDS encoding thiolase family protein, producing MRTAVIVDALRTPSGRGKPGGALSSQHPVELMARVLRALVDRNDLDPALVDDVILGCLAQVDQQAVNPARNAALAAGFPVTVPGVTIDRQCGSSLQAVAFAAQGVVAGAYDVVVAGGVELMSTHPIGSAARGADPFGPSIRERFDGGLVHQGISAELICARWGLSREEVDAFAERSHRLAAAATEAGAFERELLPVPLADGRVLDRDETVRPSTTAASLAALSPAFVDDDVARRFPEIDWKITAGNSSPLTDGASAVLIMAEERAEQLGLVPRARVVAGAVVGSDPIEMLTGVVPATRKVLDRAGLSIGDVDAYEVNEAFAPVPMVWQRELGADPERLNPRGGAIALGHALGSTGTRLLGTLLGQLEATGGRYGLEAVCEGQGMANALVVERL